One genomic segment of Hevea brasiliensis isolate MT/VB/25A 57/8 chromosome 3, ASM3005281v1, whole genome shotgun sequence includes these proteins:
- the LOC131178429 gene encoding peroxidase RIP1-like, giving the protein MDLPALINNFKNQGLNERDLVAVSGGHSIGFAQCFVFGNRIYSETNIDPKFAQQRRSTCPRTGGNSTLSPLDPTPARFDTAYFTNLIKKKGLLHSHHQLFNGGSTDGIVKTYSSNAKAFSANFARSMVKMGNIKPQTGNKGQIRLNCRKVN; this is encoded by the coding sequence atggacCTTCCTGCACTTATTAACAACTTCAAAAACCAAGGTCTCAACGAGAGAGACCTTGTTGCTGTCTCTGGTGGCCACAGTATTGGGTTTGCACAATGTTTTGTCTTCGGGAACCGAATCTACAGTGAAACTAATATTGACCCTAAATTTGCTCAACAGCGAAGATCAACTTGTCCACGCACTGGTGGCAACTCGACCCTATCTCCTCTTGACCCAACGCCTGCACGATTTGACACTGCATACTTTACCAATTTGATCAAGAAAAAGGGTCTTCTTCATTCGCATCATCAACTTTTTAATGGTGGCTCCACTGATGGTATAGTAAAAACTTACAGCTCAAATGCCAAAGCTTTCTCTGCCAATTTTGCTAGGTCTATGGTTAAGATGGGAAACATAAAACCACAGACAGGAAACAAAGGACAAATTCGTTTGAACTGCAGGAAGGTGAACTAA